cgatgcaaaagagcttatctagttctatgattaaatccatgtagcaaccactagatttgtatagccgtcgatgtcaggaggagcatggcatgggtctttgattcaatagatagggacccggtgacatacaaagacttcatatcgattctcaagacgtatacatatcgacaatcctcattagcttatatgtttgtatatgtacttgtaacgttcacttttggattctaacaagttgtatttgctaaaataattcaaacagggcatttaggttctatgtcactaatcatcacggaaggcatgatccagcaagaaaggaaaaactggctataaaaacactatatgcggtaagtgtaacttacttcttcagtactccgatacatggctatcaaaagcattacttaacattttcatatgcaaaacacacagtgccccaagcagaagcctgagagtgtacattgtggatactatatatgttctatgatgagtaacgccggtgcctacaggagacccccttaagggtaagtttgaacctcctcacccgtagtataaaaacttcgtacatggtatgaaatactaaaccgaaacttgttctcttgtagtggagagaagagaaaggaatgaaaagagacccatacaaagatgaccaactcttagagctcgtcgacgacctttgcaacttcatattggaccagattgtacacgtcagaggcgtctaccatgaccgagagtctgacttaggtacaaatcctcagtaccaacaccttcgtgagactgaaaggctagctctaggacattgataacaatgtgtatggaatttgtatatttaatgatggattgtatatattcttgtgaattggacttgtaattgtagtttatataatactcttgtgcttgtagtcgcggtcacggggcgttcggcaacgcgagcGCGGTTTGAaacattggtcgcggggcgttcgacaacgcgaacgcggttcggaacgtcgGTCGCGGgccgttcggcaacacgaacgcggttcgaaacgttggtcgcgggacgttcggaacgcgattttgaattgtaaatttgaatttttttttttgcgggaaaacgtattgtaggggcggttctagattgaaccgcccctacaaacaggtatttgtaggggcggctagtactacagccgcccctacaattcgatttgtaggggcggtttgtaggggcggctagtaatacgagccgcccctacaaatcgatttgtagggccggcctgggaaccgcccctacaaatacataatttgtagagacggttcggtagggacgGTTGGCCAAACCGCTCCTACAAAGACTTACCAGCcgtccctagaaatgcttttttgtagtagtgattccAGCTGATGTGGCCGGTTAGTAGCAGCATCACGCGCCATCTTTAGCATGCGGGCAGCAGGAGTGCGCGGCCAGGCGTCGCTGGTGCTCCTGATGGCAGCGGACGCGATGATTCCCCCCCACAAGTGTGCACGGTTAAATCGGGACCCAGCGGCAGCACGGGCAAGGAGCATGCGCGGGCGCTGCGCGGGAAAGTCGGACACGGGCGGGCAGCAGGCACGGGACATCCGGACACGCTGCTGGCGCCGGACGTCCAGGCGACGAACGTCGTAAGTAAAATAGATCCAATTCATAGGCTGCTAGGGACGATCCGGTAAGAAACGAGGCTGTGGATACAAGTCGGAGTCTTAAAACTAGGGAGTTTGTACCGTCAGTAATTGTGTAAATGAGTGCGCAAGTGCCTGGAGGGAGCTTGGGcggtgctttttttttttttttgaaccatTTGCTTCATTCATTAAACAGCATTGTTACAATCGAATTGCAAGCAATTCTGTAAGAAGCTAGGAGGCTGCAGCCATACAAAATTTGCTAGAAAGGAAGAATCGTGCTGAGCGCACAAGTGAGCTGCAAAATTCGCTGATAGTCTCGTGTGAAGAACCTGGAAGGAGCTAAAGTTTGACGCCATCTCCTCCACATCTTCTAGGATTGCAGCTATCTCCGACCGGTGCATTCTTCTGTTGTTCCACAGCGATGCCAGCTCCTGAGAATCCGTCTTTAATATGATGCGCTCCCTGGTGCCTCCTGGTATGAGCCGCACGCCATCCCGAAGCGCTTCAGCTTCTGCCAGGAGTGCTGATCCCAACGAATCCAACCATCGAGCCGATGCCGCAAAGAAATTTCCGCTACTGTCACGCGGAACCGCGCCCGTTGCACCTGTGCTAGGTTCCTGGGAGTATGCCCCCATCAACATTGATCTTTAGGGAGCCCGCCTCTGGCATTTGCCACTGCATGCTTGGCGCTGTCATTCTTCCATTCGCAGGCTGGTCGCCGCCTAATAGATGGCAGCAGATCTCAAGTGCCCATTCCATTGCTGCACTCGGGTCAATCGGCATTGCCATGCCGGCGATCATGATCACACCTCTTTCTTCCGTTCGCGGTGCTTGCTCAAGCTGTTTTGTACAGTTTCGGCAACCTCTGTAAACTCTGTGTTTCGGCAACATTTGTGTCCAAGTCTTGGGGCCAAAGTGTTTGCTGGAGCGATTCCTTTTTTCCAAGAAAGAATTGATCTTTTCTAGAAATTTCTTCGATATATATTATATCCAAAGCGAAACTATATAATTTCAATGGTGTATAACCTAGTATATTCCTTTAGTCACGCCTTTAGTAATCTTTTTTTCACTACACTTATCAAGTCACCACGCAGTAGCGATCGGTGCTGTAGGTTATTTTATACTCCCCCACTCCCAAATTATAAGGCATTCAAACTTTATTGGAGAGTTAAACCATctcgaccaaatttatataataaactaataacatttatgatatcaaataataCTACTGGAATCTCGCTTTTTTTCTGTGggtgcgaaaacacacagaaaaatgcgaataccgtcagaaaaatatttttctgacgatgtaccctcagaaaaatacccacagaaatataatgacagaaaaatcgaatttttctgtgggttcaccatcagaaacaatttttctgtgggtctcacacgcacagaaaaattatgttcacctagaataaaactaatttttctgtgtgttaatccacacagaaatAAACgcataaacgcacagaaaaaacacgttttttctgtcggtctaggtgaactcacagaaaaatttatttcacccagattaaaaaaaaatatttctgtgtagccagcctcacagaaaaaaagagttgaacacacaaaaaaattattttaaaacagtagcaacagcatattaaaatatatattttccatacaGTATTTTCTGTGCATGACCAACAAAGTTTCATTCAAATCAATAGTTCATCATGAATGGAGTCAACACTTATGTCAAAAATAGACGACGACAAGCTGCCTCCGCTTGCCCGCTGCCTGCCTGAGCCTAAGCCTGACCTCAGGGACAGGAGAAGGCCACCGGAGCTCTGCATTGCCAGCAGCAACCCAGTCACAAGAAGCACGCACAATGTAGCTACACAAGCGGATAGTAGGCAGTACACAATGGACAGTACCGATCAATGGAAAAATAGCAAGTGCAAAGTGAGATCAAAGAATTTTGAAGACAACCAAGAAGAAATTATACACAGAGACTGATTTTCCTTTGAATGGGCATAAGACATTACAAACACTTCTTTACTTTCTTATGTGATAATAAATCATTTACAAGAAGAAAAGTTACAATCTATTTAACAAATTAGAGCATACCAAGCCCCTAAAACATAATAGGAGTGTCAATTCATAAGAACAAACACAAGTCAAATATGGTAAAACTTGAAGTGCTTTAACTCTTTAAGAatataagtattattagattcttCATTGATTATATTTCCATAGTTTACCTATTtcatgtcataaatctttataattctctctataattttggtaaaACTTGAAGTGCTTTAACTCTTTAAAAAAGTtggaatgatttataatttagaataaagTTAGTAGTTCAGAATAGAGGGAGGCCGGAGGGGACAAGAACGCACAGAGGAAACTCTTGCTTTATATATACTATATTAGAGATTATTTTTATTCAGGACAAAAGCCATTTTTTAAGAGAAATTGAATTGTCCAACTCGCATTATCCATTATTTCCTCACAAATTGAGCTAAACTCGACAAACATATTCTACTGCAAGGTGTCTAGACCAATGCATCCCATTGGAATTATTCATTTATTTCCCGCGTTTGCatgaaacaaattaaaacaaagCCTTGATCCAAGGACTCATCAAGCCATCATGTAGTCTTCAGCATATCCTGGATAATCGTAGACACTGTGACATTGCCAAATTGTAGTTCTTGTAAGCATCACTACATATATACTGTATATGCATGTGAAAATAAAACCAAAAGCTAAACCTATCAAAATTGAGATTTACAATCACGTCAGTACCTCTCAGTCCGGACGATGTCGCGGTGCCATCCAGGTTGTTTCTAGCAATATTTCTAAATGCAGataatttttgaaaaaaaaggatCATCATCTCGTGATATAATGTATCCATACATGTAGAAGTGCTAATGATGTATTAAATTGCTATATTACTCGGTACTCACAGCTCGGTCAGGTTCCCAACAAGGACAAGGGAGAGGACTTCCAGTGGAACCGTGCCAGTCAGCATATTCCCGTTTAGTTCCCTGTGCAAAGAAGACCAAAAGTTAAATTTACTATAGAGAACAAGTAAACAACACTAGTATGATCTTTCTTGGCCATTCAGAATACGGTATGCGAATTTACGAGCAATGACATACAAGAACTGTAATGTTTTGACGTTGCCAAGGGAGGCAGGAATAGAGCCGCTCAATGAATTCTCTTGAAGCTTCAATTCCCGAAGGCTAGTCAGATTGCCAAACGATGATGGTATAGACCCTGTCAGATTGTTCTGGTACAACCTCCTGTAGAACACCATTAATCCAAAAATGTGCAATTTAGAAAATAGTAGTCAAAATTCAGGGTTGTCTTATGAAAGGGCATATGAAAATCTTGTTAAAAGGTTGATTACAGATATCGCAGCGTGCTGATGGAACCAAGCGTAGATGGTATTGGGCCGGTAAGCAGGTTGACCCAGAGATCCAAGCTGATGAGATTAGTCAGGTTGCCCAGTGTTTCTGGAATCGAACCGTTCAGGCGGTTGCCATACAGCTCACTGCAAACATGCATGGCAAGTACATGTTCAGGAAATTGCCATTCTATGATGCTTTCAGTAATTGCTTGCTACAGGTTATGCGATTCATACATGTACTGGAGGTTCTCAAGTTCTCCGAGATCTGGAAGCAGAGGGCCGGAGATGCCTGCATTGCCCAAATCCCTGCAGGAAGCAAGAAACAATGACTTCAGCCTGACAAGGTTTTTAGATAAGTACTGTATCTTTCAGTCCTCAGTGGTAGATACAGGACTAGTTTACTGCGTACGTCCTGATGATGTTTCAGAGATTCTGAATTCTGGAAAGGTACAGATAGGAATGATTATACTTGATCCCAAAACTATCATAGAGGAAGAATAGATAGTGCCATACACACGGATGACGGAGTTATTGTTGTTGCAGGTGACATGGAACCAGGTGCAGGGATTGGCAAGCGTCGAATCCCAGCTCTGCAGCACATTGTTTGGGTCCTTCCATGCCAACCTTTGCTTGTACAGTATGTCACCTTCAAGTGACAACAGCATGCATGTTTCAGAAAAGACTAAGATTGAAAATAGCGTCTGTTATTTGATCGGTATACCTTCAGTGTTGCAGCTTGCAAATGTTGCAAGAGCGAGAAGCCCGATGAGGACTCCTGCTGCTGCAAACTGTGCCGCCATTGCTGCAAACCTCAGAACTGTTTGCCACACAGatggtggagagggaggcttTTTATACACGATTCTATGAATAAATAAAAGGGATGGCTGTTGAAGTAATTTGTCTTTATCAGTCTGATTAACattttttccttcattgattctTCAGAAGTAAGTTCTAGATTAGATTAGTCAATTGTTACCCCTAGATTTCTAGTCAATTGTTGTGCCTTCGAGTAAGGTCTAGATTAGATTTGTTAACATTATCTCTGACCAAGTAAAACTTCACCTTTTTTTCGTAAGTCGACGGAAGGGGAGAGGATCCCCCTCTTGATTTCATTCATTCAGAGTGGCCTCAGTAGACCTGATAGTCAAGGTACATTTTGGTTTTGCACAAAGCGCTTACATACACACCATCGGACTTATGTTTTACATGGCGTTTGCTACCACCTGGCACCAAGTGTTCGCAACCTCTTTGTCTGCTGTGTTCAATTGTTTATGATGATGATACGGCTAAGGCTTCCTGGAGTAGATCATCCAACTTGTAAAGAAAAGATAATTGTTTTAGAGACAATTGCACCATACATCCCTGAACTTGTGTGAATTTCTCAAGTTGCCCTTTAAACTTTCTAATTAGTTTCTCGTCTCCTTGAACTTACACGGTTATCACACATAGCCCCTAAACTTGCAATCTTGCATTATTTAACCTTACCCCCCCCTAAACTTTGCTTCTGTTCAAGTCCTTCAGGGAGCTAGCTAGGTGAGAAACCGCACAAGTTTAAATGAGGCAACCGTGCAAGTTCTTGGGTGCTAGGTGTTACACATAGGAGAGACAATCAAGCAAGTTTAGAGTGACTAAGGAGAAATTTTCTCTATGTTTTATACTAGCAGCAAAGCTGGATGTTGGACAAAAGaaatatttgttgggaaacaGTTGCATGCCCTTAAAGTGGATTTGTTGGTACAAATAACATTAAGGAACTTGATTCGAAAGAAACATGGTGATTCGTGCAAACAATGAATGGGGACTTTAATTTGTACCATTTGTACATGTTTTGGGTTTTACGATGCATTCTCTCTATGTTTTGTGCACACAGATACTCCATATGTGATTTCAAAATCAAAACTCACTGAAACTTTACTTTTTCACGAATTCATTTTATACGCTATAAATAGGTAAATAACAACATAAGttctttaaaaaaatattttgtgATAACTGTCAAACCGGCACCAGTGGGCTGAGATTGAGCCAGTCAACTCTGCCCTCCAATGATGTGGCTGAATCATTAG
This sequence is a window from Miscanthus floridulus cultivar M001 chromosome 10, ASM1932011v1, whole genome shotgun sequence. Protein-coding genes within it:
- the LOC136485097 gene encoding disease resistance protein BAK6-like; the encoded protein is MAAQFAAAGVLIGLLALATFASCNTEGDILYKQRLAWKDPNNVLQSWDSTLANPCTWFHVTCNNNNSVIRVDLGNAGISGPLLPDLGELENLQYIELYGNRLNGSIPETLGNLTNLISLDLWVNLLTGPIPSTLGSISTLRYLRLYQNNLTGSIPSSFGNLTSLRELKLQENSLSGSIPASLGNVKTLQFLELNGNMLTGTVPLEVLSLVLVGNLTELNIARNNLDGTATSSGLRVSTIIQDMLKTT